From one Planktothrix agardhii NIES-204 genomic stretch:
- the tgt gene encoding queuine tRNA-ribosyltransferase, whose translation MSHPFSFEIQARCSQTKARVGLFHTPHGWVETPRFMPVGTLANVKTLTPAHLKDAGAQMVLSNTYHLHLQPGEKIVAGAGGLHRFMGWDGPMLTDSGGFQVFSLSKINTITEEGVTFRSPHDGRLINFTPELSIQIQNELGADVIMAFDECPPYPATREAVVKATERTKRWLERCIKAHKRPDQALFGIVQGGVHADLRQQAARDLVEFDLPGYAIGGVSVGEPSALIEKIVQVTTPILPFNKPRYLMGIGTYREMAQAIAAGIDLFDCVIPTRLGRHGAALVQGERWNLKNAQFREDFRPLDATCPCYTCQNFSRAYLSHLVRAKEVLGYTLIAIHNVTELIRFTQRIRESILNHRFAEEFQFWLTSTDAEATLEDDEIDKRSDH comes from the coding sequence ATGTCACATCCTTTTTCCTTTGAAATTCAGGCGCGCTGTAGTCAAACTAAAGCCCGTGTTGGCCTATTTCATACTCCCCATGGTTGGGTAGAAACCCCGCGATTTATGCCCGTGGGAACCCTCGCCAATGTCAAAACCCTGACTCCAGCACACCTCAAGGATGCGGGCGCCCAGATGGTTTTATCTAATACCTATCACCTACATTTACAACCCGGAGAAAAAATTGTCGCTGGGGCGGGGGGACTCCATCGGTTTATGGGCTGGGATGGCCCAATGTTGACGGACTCTGGGGGGTTTCAAGTATTTAGTTTAAGTAAAATTAACACCATTACCGAAGAAGGTGTTACCTTTCGTTCTCCCCATGATGGACGACTGATTAACTTTACCCCAGAACTTTCAATCCAAATTCAAAACGAATTAGGGGCGGATGTGATTATGGCCTTTGATGAATGTCCTCCCTATCCGGCGACCCGGGAGGCCGTCGTCAAGGCCACGGAACGGACTAAACGCTGGTTAGAACGCTGTATTAAGGCCCATAAACGCCCTGACCAAGCCCTATTTGGAATTGTTCAGGGAGGAGTTCATGCGGATTTACGACAACAGGCGGCGCGAGATTTAGTGGAATTTGATCTCCCCGGATACGCCATTGGTGGGGTGAGTGTGGGGGAACCTTCGGCTTTAATTGAAAAGATTGTTCAGGTGACAACCCCAATTTTACCGTTTAATAAACCCCGTTATTTAATGGGAATCGGAACCTATCGAGAAATGGCCCAAGCGATCGCCGCCGGGATTGATTTATTTGATTGTGTAATTCCGACCCGTTTAGGACGTCATGGGGCGGCGTTAGTTCAAGGAGAACGATGGAATTTAAAAAATGCTCAATTTAGGGAGGATTTTCGGCCATTAGATGCCACTTGTCCCTGTTATACCTGTCAAAATTTTAGTCGAGCTTATCTGAGTCATTTGGTACGAGCTAAGGAAGTTTTGGGTTATACCCTAATTGCCATTCATAATGTTACCGAATTAATTCGTTTTACCCAAAGAATTCGAGAGTCGATTTTAAATCATCGGTTTGCGGAGGAGTTTCAATTTTGGCTGACTTCAACCGATGCGGAAGCCACCTTAGAGGACGACGAAATCGACAAACGTTCCGATCATTAA
- the cobS gene encoding cobalamin synthase, whose amino-acid sequence MSEDYFRSLSKFFQRQGAALAAAIAFYTCFPIPLSWTLEFRGIARFAPVIGILIGGILGLMDGGLSLLGCPVLTRSVLVIVTGIGITGGLHLDGAMDAADGLAVADPNRRLEVMADSVTGAFGVMAAIAIVLLKVAALSDITADRGLILMAVAGWGRWGQLVAIARYPYLKATGKGAFHKDTPYSSWDLVPGVLMLMGLSGILMILHPQRWLVAVGLALGGSAIAILIGAWFNARLGGHTGDTYGAVVEWTEAFLLVLVVALQG is encoded by the coding sequence ATGTCAGAGGATTACTTTCGATCGCTCTCCAAATTTTTCCAGCGCCAGGGGGCGGCATTAGCAGCAGCGATCGCTTTTTATACCTGTTTTCCCATTCCCCTCTCTTGGACTTTGGAGTTTCGCGGTATCGCTCGTTTTGCTCCGGTGATTGGGATATTGATTGGGGGTATTTTAGGATTGATGGATGGGGGACTATCTCTATTAGGGTGTCCGGTCTTGACGCGCTCGGTATTGGTGATTGTGACCGGAATTGGAATTACTGGAGGATTGCATTTAGATGGAGCCATGGATGCGGCTGATGGTTTGGCTGTGGCTGACCCAAATCGACGCCTGGAAGTGATGGCAGATAGCGTTACGGGAGCCTTTGGGGTAATGGCCGCGATCGCGATCGTTTTGTTGAAGGTGGCGGCTTTAAGCGATATTACGGCCGACCGGGGATTAATTTTAATGGCCGTAGCGGGTTGGGGACGGTGGGGACAATTGGTGGCGATCGCCCGTTATCCCTATTTGAAAGCTACAGGAAAAGGGGCTTTTCATAAAGATACCCCCTATTCTTCCTGGGATTTAGTTCCGGGTGTGCTGATGCTGATGGGTTTAAGTGGGATATTAATGATTCTCCATCCCCAACGTTGGTTAGTGGCTGTGGGTCTGGCTTTGGGGGGAAGTGCGATCGCTATTTTAATTGGGGCTTGGTTTAACGCCCGTTTGGGGGGACACACCGGAGATACTTATGGGGCTGTTGTTGAATGGACAGAAGCCTTTTTATTAGTGTTAGTTGTGGCACTTCAGGGGTAG